The following proteins are co-located in the Plasmodium vinckei vinckei genome assembly, chromosome: PVVCY_11 genome:
- a CDS encoding pre-mRNA-processing ATP-dependent RNA helicase PRP5, putative, whose product MSSDSDDYYYKINNDNNSSRKKRKEIDEDRVKKSKRHYDETDSRKDNDYSKEKHREKIKDYEKEIYNRHKKNKYNDYEERERKNYYDRRSIESYKSNHSKSYEKKKYYEKDKYESKKSEREKKRHKKDDDESDEYEELKYNKRKNDEKIKKKEKKNHHYTSSSDESYRKKEKHRDKKRSHGRNRSNVMDNDTDRDSESKPSNKDKEKVSEQEVKNEIKNEIKSGFKIVDTTKPITEPKNLSRLERLKLFAQKLKWGNNENVKKVTKFTLNASKPKGVNKHVNLDIFMENDIEEEEEDDDKKKTNLVDAYIEREAEIEEDMLKEEGEENGDDPLEIFMKNIEKENLENQEIYVNKTITLDEIYSYDMNKHKYEDVICAPVGNDEKNDKITNGNSQINKPELENDKGGNEGDDEMENETNEKEDDDFYKMFIETLKKKTEEDKKKKEEEEEKERIKDEEKEQNELDDSSINLSEDSEYNCETNTLKKKINKKLLQVNHDEIDYLPIKKNVYVQVSEITNMTDKDVEMFRKNNGNIVVRGKNCPRPIQYFYQCGLPGKILNILEKKNFKKMFSIQMQAIPALMCGRDIIAIAETGSGKTISYLFPLIRHVLHQDKLRNNDGPIGIILTPTRELSIQVKNEASVYCKAVDLKILAVYGGSNIGAQLNVLKKGVEIIVGTPGRIIDILTISNSKVTNLNRASFIVLDEADRLLDLGFESQIHSILNNCRKDKQTAMISATFPNYIQNLAKKLLYKPIEIIVGEKGKTNNNIYQFVEVLEEQKKLFRLLKLLGEWIKYGLILIFVNKQLEADLLYLELFKYEYKTLVLHGGQDQSDREHTLKSFKDEENKILIATSVMARGIDIKNIILVINYECPDHIEDYIHKIGRTGRSNNIGYAYTFITPTEHTKAYDIYNLIKNNIYYINKTIDIPIELEQMVNEYVSSKIAAKGGNQLNPSNGALNSGTTNSIAYHGWDKKKGYKGKGFKFTPNEKSRMQMDKDLAKKELGLVEEKNEDEDREVGYTSDMENEGKINSNTINKTENVGQPHEGKKMKNIPGTGKTQKNNETNISPQANLKQIELEIQKIKMDDTMNLSLKAKKINELMKAHNFIELQQNSYKTVDSKNDEEIDKMAEMESLKLTEHIKDPKEKQLMFQKTKEDIKKKLINNKAQMELRNESIQRNMLLNAIRTKNMKKYSPFLPHTYVTEDNTILEEFYINDYPQHVRLKISNRDVLARIQDMSGAMCQIKGQYSNPSQPNKTNFILDHKLLHIEITAPTYNQVQIARTELTSLLNMFMQKCNIKNQKPSAGGYTTFR is encoded by the coding sequence ATGAGTAGCGATTCTGATgactattattataagataaacaatgataataatagtagtagaaaaaaaagaaaagaaatcGACGAAGATCgagtaaaaaaaagtaagaGGCACTATGATGAAACAGATAGTAGAAAGGACAATGATTATAGTAAGGAAAAACATAGagagaaaataaaagattacgaaaaagaaatatataaccgtcataaaaaaaataaatataatgattatGAAGAAAGAGaacgaaaaaattattatgatagACGAAGTATTGAATCATACAAAAGTAACCATTCAAAAagttatgaaaaaaaaaaatattatgaaaaagacaaatatgaatcaaaaaaaagtgaaaggGAAAAAAAACGTCATAAAAAAGATGACGATGAAAGTGATGAATATGAAGAActgaaatataataaaagaaaaaatgacgaaaaaattaaaaaaaaagaaaaaaaaaatcatcaTTATACATCTAGTAGTGATGAAagttatagaaaaaaagaaaaacatcgtgataaaaaaaggagTCATGGAAGGAACCGAAGTAATGTAATGGATAATGACACCGATCGAGATAGTGAAAGTAAGCCTTCAAATAAAGACAAGGAAAAAGTTAGTGAACAAGAAGTAAAGAATGAAATAAAGAACGAGATAAAGAGCGGATTTAAAATCGTAGATACAACAAAACCAATAACCGAGCCTAAAAATCTCAGCCGATTAGAAAGGCTAAAATTATTTGCCCAAAAACTAAAATGGGGAAACAATGAAAATGTCAAAAAGGTAACAAAATTTACACTTAATGCTTCAAAACCAAAAGGAGTAAATAAACACGTCAACTTAGATATATTCATGGAGAATGATAtcgaagaagaagaagaagatgatgataaaaaaaaaaccaaCTTAGTAGATGCATATATTGAAAGAGAAGCCGAAATAGAAGAAGACATGTTGAAGGAAGAGGGAGAAGAAAATGGGGATGATCCAttggaaatatttatgaaaaatatagaaaaagaaaatttagaaaatcaagaaatatatgtaaataaaacaataacTCTTGATGAAATTTATAGCTATGATATGAACAAACACAAATATGAAGATGTAATTTGTGCCCCAGTTGGGAAtgacgaaaaaaatgacaaaatAACGAATGGCAATTCTCAAATTAATAAACCCGAATTAGAGAATGATAAAGGAGGGAACGAAGGGGATGATGAAATGGAAAATGAAACGAATGAAAAGGAGGACGAtgatttttacaaaatgttTATTGAAACActtaagaaaaaaacagaagaagataaaaaaaagaaggaagaagaagaagaaaaggAAAGAATAAAAGACGAAGAAAAAGAACAAAACGAATTAGATGATTCTTCTATAAATTTAAGTGAAGATAGTGAATATAATTGTGAAACAaatactttaaaaaaaaaaattaataaaaaattattacaagTAAATCATGATGAAATTGATTATTTAcctattaaaaaaaatgtttatgtACAAGTTAGTGAAATTACAAATATGACAGATAAGGATGTTGAAATGTttcgaaaaaataatggaaatataGTTGTAAGAGGAAAAAATTGTCCTCGACCtattcaatatttttatcaatgtGGTTTACCTgggaaaattttaaatatattagaaaaaaagaattttaaaaaaatgtttagtATACAAATGCAAGCAATACCAGCATTAATGTGTGGTCGTGATATAATTGCAATAGCAGAAACAGGAAGTGGAAAAACTATatcttatttatttcctttaATTAGGCATGTATTACATCAAGACAAATTAAGAAACAATGATGGTCCCATTGGGATTATACTTACTCCTACTAGAGAATTAAGTATTCAAGTTAAAAATGAGGCAAGTGTATATTGTAAGGCTgttgatttaaaaatattagcaGTTTATGGTGGATCTAATATTGGTGCACAATtaaatgtattaaaaaaaggtgTCGAGATAATTGTCGGAACTCCTGGAAGAATAAttgatatattaacaataaGTAATAGTAAAGTTACAAATTTGAATAGAGCATCTTTTATAGTTTTAGATGAAGCAGATAGATTGTTAGATCTTGGATTTGAATCACAAATTCATagtattttaaataactGTAGAAAAGATAAACAAACTGCTATGATATCTGCAACATTTCCtaattatattcaaaacttagcaaaaaaattattatataaacctatagaaataatagtaggagaaaaaggaaaaacaaataataatatatatcaatttGTTGAAGTTTTAgaagaacaaaaaaaattatttcgtTTATTGAAATTGTTAGGAGAATGGATTAAATATGGccttattttaatatttgttaataaaCAATTAGAAGctgatttattatatttagaattatttaaatatgaatataaaacattagTGTTGCATGGTGGACAAGATCAATCCGATAGAGAACATACATTAAAAAGTTTCAAAGAtgaggaaaataaaatattaattgcAACATCTGTTATGGCTAGAGGAattgatattaaaaatattattttagtaATTAATTATGAATGCCCAGATCATATTGAagattatatacataaaattgGAAGAACTGGTAGATCGAATAATATAGGATATGCCTATACGTTCATTACTCCAACTGAACATACAAAAGCTTatgatatttataatttaattaaaaataatatatattatataaacaaaacaatAGATATTCCTATTGAATTAGAACAAATGGTTAATGAATATGTGAGTAGTAAAATAGCAGCAAAGGGTGGAAATCAACTTAATCCATCTAATGGTGCTTTAAATTCTGGTACTACTAATTCGATAGCTTATCATGGATGGGATAAGAAAAAAGGATATAAAGGAAAAGGATTTAAATTTACACCAAATGAAAAATCAAGAATGCAGATGGATAAAGATTTAGCAAAAAAAGAACTTGGATTagtagaagaaaaaaatgaagatgaGGATAGAGAAGTAGGATATACATCTGATATGGAAAATgaaggaaaaataaattcgaATACAATTAATAAAACAGAGAATGTTGGTCAACCCCATGAAggaaagaaaatgaaaaatataccaGGAACAGGtaaaacacaaaaaaataatgaaacaaatatatcacCACAAGCAAATCTTAAACAAATTGAATTagaaattcaaaaaataaaaatggatgaTACTATGaatttatcattaaaagcaaaaaaaataaatgaactAATGAAAGctcataattttattgagTTACAACAAAATAGTTATAAAACAGTGGATAGcaaaaatgatgaagaaaTTGATAAAATGGCAGAAATGGAAAGTTTAAAATTAACAGAACATATCAAAGATccaaaagaaaaacaattaatgttccaaaaaacaaaagaagatattaaaaaaaaactaataaataataaagctCAAATGGAATTAAGAAATGAAAGTATACAAAGAAATATGCTATTAAATGCTAtaagaacaaaaaatatgaaaaaatattctccATTTTTACCTCATACATATGTAACTGAAGATAATACTATTTTAGaagaattttatattaatgatTATCCTCAACATGTGCGTTTAAAAATTTCTAATCGAGATGTCTTAGCACGGATACAGGATATGTCTGGAGCTATGTGTCAAATTAAAGGACAATACTCTAACCCTTCACAaccaaataaaacaaactTTATATTAGATCATAAATTGTTGCATATTGAAATTACTGCCCCTACTTATAATCAAGTACAAATTGCTCGAACAGAATTAACTTCTCTTCTTAACATGTTCATGCAAAAAtgtaacataaaaaatcaaaaaccAAGTGCAGGGGGATACACCACATTTCggtga
- a CDS encoding single-stranded DNA-binding protein, putative, producing the protein MKLIFLLSIIYLTNILKIWGYIGNLKIHTFSGVSNKRTTSRKVNNLKINMQNDFNYEHNNKRFYNNRPSMSEKSLNKITLIGRVGCEPDIKILNGGDKVATFSLATNEFWRDRNTNELKSKTDWHRIVVYDQNIVDLIDKYLRKGRRVYIQGSLHTRKWFGNELNNQPRQITEIVLSYNKGDLIFLDDRRNFIQRNVPNMSNDENKNEINNMNQHVGMDTDMISSMDNMEDDQSISSFDHGMDDNSNSFDSTDNSIDKDEGGIYDKMNTQEFEE; encoded by the coding sequence ATGaaacttatatttttgctaagtataatatatttaactaACATTCTTAAAATATGGGGATATATAGGCAATCTTAAAATTCACACATTTAGTGGGGTTTCAAATAAGAGAACAACTAGTAGGaaagtaaataatttaaaaataaatatgcaaaatgattttaattatgaacataataataaaagattttataataacagACCTTCTATGAGTGAAAAGTcactaaataaaataacattaATTGGAAGAGTTGGTTGTGAAcctgatataaaaatattgaatgGTGGCGATAAAGTAGCAACATTTAGTTTAGCAACAAATGAGTTTTGGAGAGATAGAAATACCaatgaattaaaatcaAAAACAGACTGGCATAGAATTGTTGTATATGATCAAAATATAGTAGATTTAattgataaatatttaagaaAAGGAAGAAGAGTATATATACAAGGATCCCTACATACAAGAAAGTGGTTTggaaatgaattaaataatcaaCCAAGACAAATAACTGAAATTGTTTTATCTTATAACAAAGGAgatttaatatttcttgATGATAGACGTAATTTTATTCAAAGAAATGTACCAAATATGTCAAacgatgaaaataaaaatgaaataaataatatgaaccAACATGTTGGTATGGACACTGATATGATCTCTTCAATGGATAATATGGAAGATGATCAAAGTATTAGTAGCTTTGATCATGGCATGGATGATAACTCTAATAGTTTTGATTCAACTGATAATTCTATAGACAAAGATGAAGGAGGAATATACGACAAAATGAATACACAAGAATTTGaagaataa
- a CDS encoding SNAP protein, putative produces the protein MEHEAKELEKKAEALSKKDFFSSFFGTDNTDEVINCYNMAANQYKLAHKWKEAASCILKNAALYKKNSETSYCANAYLEAGNITKKYDKLEAIKYIEEAVKMYATIGRFSNCGKCEKNIAEIYEDLFDYNSASSYYKKAAYYFEMDEYSKSVYTQCIVKYAELSAQYNHQYEDAISIFENEAEKALKNSLLQYGARDYYIKAGILHIVIGDIVNARISIDKYSSNDPRFASSREKKFLDNIIDAITEQNIEYFEEIVHEYDRVTKLDNWKVYFLYNIKSKLNVEGNVELTPDGGVDLT, from the exons atggaacaCGAGGCAAAAGAACTGGAAAAAAAAGCAGAGGCGTTAAGTAAGAAGGACTTTTTCTCTTCCTTTTTTGGAACAGATAATACCGATGAAGTTATAAATTGCTATAACATGGCAGCAAACCAATACAAGCTTGCTCATAAAT GGAAAGAAGCAGCTTCTTgcattttgaaaaatgctGCACTATACAAAAAGAATAGTGAGACCAGCTATTGTGCCAACGCATATTTAGAGGCAGGAAacataacaaaaaaatatgataaactAG aggctataaaatatattgaagAGGCTGTCAAAATGTATGCAACAATTGGAAGATTTTCAAATTGTGGAAAATGTGAAAAGAATATTGCAGAAATATATGAAGATTTGTTCGATTATAATAGTGCATCatcatattataaaaaggctgcctattattttgaaatgGATGAATATTCAAA GTCGGTGTACACACAATGCATTGTCAAGTATGCCGAGTTAAGTGCCCAATATAATCACCAATATGAAGATGCTATATcg ATATTCGAAAACGAAGCTGAAAAGGCGCTAAAAAATTCTTTGCTACAGTATGGAGCCCgtgattattatataaaggcAGGGATACTTCACATAGTTATAGGAGATATTGTAAATGCAAGAATATCAATTGATAAGTATTCCTCAAATGATCCACGATTTGCAAGTTCCAGAGAAAAGAAATTTTTAGATAATATTATTGATGCTATTACAGAACAAAATATCGAATATTTTGAAGAAATTGTACATGAATATGATAGAGTAACAAAATTAGATAATTGGAaagtatattttctttataatattaaatcgAAATTAAATGTTGAAGGAAATGTTGAGTTAACACCTGATGGTGGTGTAGATTTAACataa
- a CDS encoding structural maintenance of chromosomes protein 4, putative yields MTNDINLNNEQAFDDEEKREEGPFAILSTQRKESTALTNDTNYSIENNNTDLCLKKSNKRIIIEKLILENFKSYSGIKIIGPFYKKFSCIVGPNGSGKSNIIDAMLFVFGRRAKKIRQNKLSDLIHNSKYSTNNEYTKVSIYFKTIIDKPDEEGDPDDNGENDEHVESFENDESGPHDFVISREATIDNQSKYRIDGKVVTQKDVFDLLYKKGIDLSNNRFLILQGEVEQIAQMNPKGNKNEEGLLEYLEDIIGTNKYIDDINSSLENFEKSEEIYHEKVNRLKHVYNELKELASPRKEAQYYMDLQKNTYKLNIISLKKDRYEFGKIIYNKEKEHEEYVKIKDSHNSEYNKLLEDRKEINTILNNLENEEDQIIKKKNKTDSEFKKLTQSDENIKKELVTIVEKLQSIYVKREELKKKKIPLYKKTIEEKQNILSEIKKNKLPKLEQEVEKCEEELDKYNEEIKKDIDKINEVYSNEEKKLAPLQNRYDCVIKDISECITKCNIIEKKKREYRDHVENLEYIQSKILNEIKEKDIQIKHMVSMQQDKENELAKKEKDLQNLDKKIEEVNKNLVNETVAYETIKKELVTNKTTSKLHEFVYNLKKNKIKGIHGMLNDLGYIDKKYEKALLIAGNNYSDLVVVQNPNDAILLFEEVRKANLGRINVLSLSILEKNLKPIMLNNEQNYTPILPNVHRLIDFVKFKNNIYKICFYHILKETLLANTLDEAHIIGYTHKKRVVTLNGELIENDGRICGGGIGMGSSHPGMNGKSKYGPRSSIKTTEYDESDLIKIEKSIKEINKNVEQLKAERNILFSDIKSINSFIEDNECKTEIANKRSENLKKQLKDIDDQLENSQVPELTREEESELKSLKELIEKKNNERDKIDILLKEQESKVKKYYDELQNVGGEKKKKLKSKLMTAERQLNLTKEELEKHSSEEINALADLEKGKKDILKFTEEIEEYEKNEKELEQELSNIETKGCTIYDELNNLEKELNKMQAKIEENKKKKQIVDESISKKDLENVDILYKIENIEKEIKQYLAKKDQYELKIKEYMDLIEQSDKVILENMTLSVKDDTQNDETAEGESPENETESDGDTDYSGSSEYEEESTWDDAEDEEKGEQLCLTDGVDPNVNDEEGKKRKRKKKKKKEEDEDEEHDLRELEDMLHDNNEINDAENEYDYLNIKDEELEVLNKKEIEAKIEHKLHICEKKAPNLKVFQDYNLKLHDYKKRRKDVKKSKKEKDKIRKVYDNLCDKRRKEFLAAFNIISCKLKEMYQMIAIGGDAELEIIDSSEIFNEGILFSVRPPKKSWKHIQNLSGGEKTLSSLALVFALHYFKPNPIYFMDEIDAALDFKNVSIISHYIKTKTSDAQFIVISLRNQMFELCDRMVGIYKTNDITKCITLNPYKIQDNKKRKGEIAQA; encoded by the coding sequence ATGACAAAcgatataaatttaaataatgaacaGGCCTTCgatgatgaagaaaaacGGGAAGAAGGTCCGTTTGCTATTTTAAGCACACAAAGAAAAGAAAGTACAGCACTTACAAATGATACTAATTATAGCATagagaataataatacagatttatgtttaaaaaaaagtaataaaagaataataattgaaaaattaatacttgaaaattttaaaagttattcaggaataaaaataattggaccattttataaaaaatttagttGTATAGTTGGTCCAAATGGAAGTGGGAAAAGTAATATCATTGATGCTATGCTTTTTGTTTTTGGACGAcgagcaaaaaaaattcgacaaaataaattatcgGATCTTATTcataattcaaaatattcaaCAAATAATGAGTATACAAAAGTGTCGATATATTTTAAGACAATTATAGACAAGCCCGATGAAGAAGGGGACCCAGACGATAATGGTGAAAATGATGAGCATGTTGAAAGttttgaaaatgatgagTCGGGACCTCACGATTTTGTAATTAGTCGTGAAGCTACGATAGATAATCaatcaaaatatagaatTGACGGTAAAGTTGTTACACAAAAAGATGTGTTTGATTTGCTTTATAAAAAGGGAATCGATTTAAGCAATAACcgttttttaatattacaaGGAGAAGTAGAACAGATTGCACAAATGAATCCGAAGGGTAATAAAAACGAAGAAGGATTACTCGAATATTTGGAAGATATTATTggtacaaataaatatatagatgatataaattctagtttagaaaattttgaaaaaagtgAAGAAATTTATCATGAAAAAGTTAATCGATTAAAACATGTttataatgaattaaaagaatTGGCATCTCCAAGAAAAGAAGCACAATATTATATggatttacaaaaaaatacttacaaactaaatataataagctTAAAGAAAGATAGATATGAATTTGgaaaaatcatatataataaagaaaaagagcATGAAGAATATGTCAAAATTAAAGATAGTCATAATTcagaatataataaattattagaagaccgaaaagaaataaatactaTTCTTAATAACttagaaaatgaagaagatcagattattaaaaaaaaaaataaaactgattcggaatttaaaaaactaACACAAagtgatgaaaatattaaaaaggaaCTAGTGACAATTGTTGAAAAATTGCaaagtatatatgtaaaaagagaagaattaaaaaaaaaaaaaattcctttatataaaaaaactatagaagaaaaacaaaatattcttagtgaaataaaaaaaaacaaacttCCAAAATTAGAACAAGAAGTAGAAAAATGTGAAGAAGAAttagataaatataatgaagaaataaaaaaagatatagacaaaattaatgaagtatattcaaatgaagaaaaaaagttaGCACCGTTACAGAACCGTTATGATTGTGTAATTAAGGATATATCAGAGTGCATAACaaaatgtaatattattgaaaaaaaaaaaagagaatatAGAGATCATGTAGAAAATTTAGAATATATTCaatcaaaaatattgaatgaaattaaagaaaaagacatacaaataaaacatatggTTTCAATGCAACAAGACAAAGAAAATGAGCTAGccaaaaaagaaaaagatttacaaaatttagataaaaaaattgaagaagttaataaaaatttagtCAATGAAACAGTTGCATATGAaactataaaaaaggaattaGTTACTAATAAAACGACTAGCAAGTTACAtgaatttgtttataatttaaaaaaaaataaaattaaaggaATACATGGAATGTTAAACGATTTAGgatatatagataaaaaatatgaaaaagcATTATTAATAGCTGGAAATAATTATTCTGATCTTGTAGTAGTACAAAATCCAAATGATGCGatacttttatttgaaGAAGTTAGAAAAGCCAACTTAGGAAgaataaatgttttatcattatcaatattagaaaaaaatttgaaaccaattatgttaaataatgaacaaaattatacCCCAATACTTCCAAATGTTCATAGATTAATAGACtttgtaaaatttaaaaataatatatataaaatatgtttttatcatattttaaaagaaacaCTTTTAGCAAATACTCTTGATGAAGCACACATTATTGGGTatacacacaaaaaaagaGTTGTCACATTAAATGGTGAACTAATTGAAAATGATGGTAGAATTTGTGGAGGAGGTATTGGTATGGGTTCTAGTCATCCTGGTATGAATggaaaatcaaaatatggACCTAGAAGTAGTATCAAAACAACAGAATATGATGAATCtgatttaattaaaattgaaaaatctattaaagaaattaataaaaatgtagaacAACTAAAAGCagaaagaaatattttattttcagacattaaaagtataaattcatttattgAAGATAATGAATGTAAAACAGAAATTGCAAATAAAAGAAGTGAAAACTTAAAGAAACAATTAAAAGATATTGATGACCAGTTAGAAAATTCACAAGTACCAGAATTAACAAGAGAAGAAGAGTCTGAATTAAAATCACTCAAAGAATTGattgagaaaaaaaataatgaaagagataaaattgatattttattaaaagaacAGGAAAgtaaagttaaaaaatattatgatgaATTACAAAATGTAGgaggagaaaaaaaaaaaaaattaaaatcaaAACTTATGACTGCAGAAAGACaattaaatttaacaaAAGAAGAATTAGAAAAACATAGTAgtgaagaaataaatgcCTTAGCAGATTTAGAAAAAGGCAAAAAAGATATTCTTAAATTTACTGAAGAAATTGaagaatatgaaaaaaatgaaaaagaattagAACAAGAATTAAGTAATATTGAAACAAAAGGATGTACTATATATGacgaattaaataatttggaaaaagaactaaataaaatgcaAGCCAAaattgaagaaaataaaaaaaaaaaacaaattgtAGATGAAagtatatcaaaaaaagatttagaaaatgtagacattttatataaaattgaaaatattgaaaaagaaataaaacaatatctTGCAAAAAAAGATCAATACGAacttaaaattaaagaatatatgGATCTAATTGAACAATCTGATAAAGTTATATTAGAAAATATGACTCTTTCTGTAAAAGACGATACTCAAAATGATGAGACAGCTGAAGGAGAATCTCCTGAAAATGAAACAGAAAGTGATGGTGATACAGATTACAGTGGTAGTAGTGAATATGAAGAAGAAAGTACTTGGGATGATGCAGAAGATGAAGAAAAGGGTGAACAACTTTGTTTAACTGATGGTGTAGATCCAAATGTTAATGATGaagaaggaaaaaaaagaaaacgaaaaaaaaaaaaaaaaaaagaagaagatgAAGACGAAGAACATGATTTGAGAGAACTAGAAGACATGCTTCATGATAacaatgaaataaatgatgccgaaaatgaatatgattatttaaatataaaagatgaaGAATTAGaagtattaaataaaaaagaaattgaaGCAAAAATTGAGCATaaattacatatatgtgaaaaaaaagcacCAAATTTAAAAGTGTTTCAAGATTATAATCTAAAATTACatgattataaaaaaagaagaaaagatgtaaaaaaatcaaaaaaagaaaaagataaaataagaaaagtttatgataatttatgtgataaaagaagaaaagaatttttagctgcttttaatattatttcatgtaaattaaaagaaatgtATCAAATGATTGCAATAGGAGGTGATGCAGAATTAGAAATTATTGATTCTTCAgaaatttttaatgaaggtatattattttcagtTAGACCTCCTAAAAAAAGTTGGAAacatatacaaaatttatcAGGAGGAGAAAAAACATTAAGCTCATTGGCTTTAGTTTTTGCTctacattattttaaacCTAAtcctatttattttatggaCGAAATAGATGCTGCTTtagattttaaaaatgtctCAATTATATCTCActatattaaaacaaaaactaGCGATGCTCAATTTATTGTCATTTCACTTAGAAATCAAATGTTTGAGTTGTGTGATCGAATGGTgggtatatataaaacaaacgACATAACTAAGTGCATAACTCTAAATCCATACAAAATTCaggataataaaaagagaaaGGGTGAAATTGCGCAAGCATAA
- a CDS encoding leucine-rich repeat protein yields MGYCMISDDNKNLMTYKRIKKLCSDNNLYDTDELNEVLYLHMKGFHNIDGLSTFKNLKCLFLNNNCIKKIENLNDLVNLKALYLQNNDISIIENIECMSLVILNLSNNKIKKIENLHHLKFLQTLNVSNNLIEDIEDIKEVAQIENLSHLDLSHNNINFEKENEVQNLPDICSEKKTNLNEMENEKFQEYSMKENDNETIMDYFHFYVNFHEEITKNENPNIIKYHQNIQNIDQLAKKKFFFICEFIILLKKVKNLKTLFIKHNPFINKFKYATKYLIANIPNIVFLDDKKIKKEDICLARIFLKKGAAEESELKKLFEQKKIDKYKNLTEKFHNFLLKKSESIENQSKGPIIID; encoded by the exons atggggTACTGTATGATTTCGGATGATAACAAAAATTTGATGACTTACAAGCGTATCAAAAAATTGTGTTCAG ACAATAATCTCTACGACACCGATGAGCTAAATGAAGTTCTTTACCTTCATATGAAAGGATTTCATAATATCGATGGATTATcaacttttaaaaatttaaaatgcttatttttaaataataattgcataaaaaaaattgaaaatttaaatgatcTTGTAAATTTGAAGGCATt GTATTTACAAAACAATGATATTAGCataatagaaaatattgaaTGCATGTCATTggtaattttaaatttatccaacaacaaaataaaaaaaattgaaaactTGCATCACTTGaaatttttacaaacaTTGAATGTGTCCAACAATTTGATTGAAGACATTGAA gATATAAAAGAAGTTGCACAAATTGAAAATCTTTCACACTTAGACCTTTcgcataataatataaatttcgagaaagaaaatgaagtaCAAAATTTACCTGACATTtgttcagaaaaaaaaacaaatttaaatgaaatggAAAATGAGAAATTTCAAGAATACTCTATGAAAGAAAATGACAACGAAACAATTATGGactattttcatttctATGTAAATTTTCATGAAGAAATAAccaaaaatgaaaatcctaatattattaagtatcatcaaaatattcaaaatatagaCCAATTagctaaaaaaaagtttttttttatttgtgaatttattattttactaaaaaaagttaaaaacttaaaaacattatttatcAAGCACAACCcgtttataaataaatttaaatatgctACGAAATATCTAATTGCAA ACATTCCCAACATAGTATTCCTcgatgataaaaaaataaaaaaagaagatatTTGTCTAGcaagaatatttttaaaaaagggaGCAGCAGAAGAAAGTGAACTTAAAAAACTATTtgagcaaaaaaaaattgataaatataaaaatttaacagAAAAAtttcacaattttttattaaagaaAAGTGAAAGCATAGAAAACCAAAGCAAAGGACCTATAATCATTGATTAA